Proteins from one uncultured Anaeromusa sp. genomic window:
- a CDS encoding histidine kinase N-terminal domain-containing protein: MGMVGDLCKKLTELAIEDVAYLERMGALLPVAADLAHAQLTLYVRAAERQVVVVAAQARPHTTFVRYKPHLLGTVVPCLEEPLIEYSLKHGQSILGQREWALGMLGQMQTLPVCNAQGEVIAVLSCESSMEEAGAAGHELLLETAQWLLLAAVPAVPAACFKTLTASDGIILVDPKGQILFANAAAAHMYRVLGAAQLPGRHIYERGLELQFVEKAHAAQQPAEAECEAGGMVLVMRALPVLHKGKVQRLVVLVSDVTELRKKEKELLIKSAVIQEIHHRVKNNLQTIASLLRLQARRSTSPEVQAALRESVNRILSISVVHEFLSQQDAEIIDVAEVARNILETVSQNMLEPEFDLNTELDGNTVILPSEQASSLALVINELIQNSLEHAFVGRKKGTIGISISSSEDMYEVVIYDDGVGLPETFAIQDLQSLGLQISRTLVESDLGGRFSLESCQGTRARITIPKSVEGGR; this comes from the coding sequence ATGGGAATGGTTGGCGATTTATGCAAAAAGCTGACTGAATTGGCAATAGAAGACGTTGCGTACTTGGAGCGCATGGGAGCGTTGCTGCCGGTAGCGGCAGACTTGGCGCATGCGCAGCTGACTTTGTATGTGCGCGCTGCAGAGCGCCAGGTGGTGGTTGTTGCGGCCCAGGCCAGGCCCCATACTACCTTTGTGCGTTACAAGCCTCATTTACTGGGAACCGTGGTTCCTTGCCTGGAGGAGCCGCTCATTGAGTACTCTTTGAAGCATGGACAGAGCATTTTGGGGCAGCGGGAATGGGCTCTAGGCATGCTGGGGCAGATGCAGACGCTGCCTGTGTGCAATGCCCAAGGCGAAGTTATTGCCGTTTTGAGCTGTGAGTCTAGCATGGAAGAAGCCGGTGCAGCTGGGCATGAATTGCTTTTAGAGACGGCGCAATGGCTGCTCTTGGCGGCGGTTCCTGCGGTGCCGGCAGCTTGCTTTAAGACGCTCACGGCCAGCGATGGCATTATTCTTGTGGATCCCAAGGGGCAAATCTTGTTCGCCAACGCGGCGGCGGCGCACATGTATCGTGTGTTGGGGGCGGCGCAATTGCCGGGACGGCATATTTACGAGCGGGGCTTAGAGCTGCAGTTTGTAGAAAAAGCCCATGCGGCGCAGCAACCGGCGGAAGCCGAGTGTGAAGCAGGCGGCATGGTACTGGTCATGAGGGCCCTGCCTGTTTTACATAAAGGCAAGGTGCAGCGTTTAGTGGTGCTGGTGTCTGACGTGACGGAGCTGCGCAAAAAAGAAAAAGAACTGCTCATTAAGTCGGCGGTCATTCAGGAAATTCATCATCGAGTGAAGAACAATCTGCAGACCATTGCCAGTCTGCTGCGGCTGCAGGCGCGGCGCAGCACCTCGCCGGAGGTGCAGGCGGCGCTGAGGGAAAGCGTCAACCGCATACTCAGCATTTCCGTTGTGCACGAATTTTTATCTCAGCAGGATGCGGAAATCATCGACGTAGCGGAAGTGGCGCGTAATATACTGGAGACAGTTAGCCAAAACATGCTGGAGCCTGAATTTGATTTGAATACGGAACTGGACGGCAATACGGTCATTTTGCCGTCCGAACAGGCTAGCAGCTTGGCCTTGGTCATTAACGAACTCATTCAAAATTCGTTGGAGCATGCCTTTGTAGGCAGAAAAAAAGGCACCATCGGCATTTCCATCAGCAGCAGCGAGGACATGTACGAAGTGGTGATTTACGACGACGGTGTCGGCTTGCCAGAAACCTTTGCCATACAGGACTTGCAAAGCCTAGGCCTGCAAATTTCCCGAACCCTTGTGGAATCAGATCTGGGCGGGCGCTTTTCGCTGGAAAGCTGCCAAGGAACCAGGGCGCGCATTACCATTCCCAAATCAGTTGAAGGAGGACGCTAG
- a CDS encoding response regulator: MRPLRIVIADNESIIRMDLKEMLEEAGHTVVGEAVNGQKAVELAKKYRPDLVIMDVKMPNMDGITAAKLISAEKLAPVLLLTAFSQKEIVEKAKESGVLAYLVKPVKEANLFPAIEIALSRFGEMQELEKELEDLKHSLETRKILDRAKGILMDAHHLNESEAFRRIQQYSMAKRISIREVAEAIIHAATK, from the coding sequence ATGAGACCGTTACGCATTGTTATTGCCGACAACGAATCAATTATTCGCATGGATTTGAAGGAAATGCTGGAAGAAGCCGGACACACTGTGGTTGGTGAAGCTGTCAACGGTCAAAAAGCCGTGGAATTGGCCAAGAAGTATCGGCCGGATCTGGTCATTATGGACGTGAAAATGCCAAATATGGACGGAATAACGGCGGCAAAGCTTATTTCTGCGGAAAAACTGGCGCCTGTACTGCTCTTGACGGCGTTTAGTCAAAAAGAAATTGTGGAAAAGGCCAAAGAGTCTGGCGTCTTAGCGTATTTGGTGAAACCGGTAAAAGAAGCCAATTTGTTTCCGGCCATTGAGATTGCCCTGTCTCGTTTTGGAGAAATGCAAGAGCTGGAAAAAGAGTTGGAAGACTTGAAACACTCCTTGGAAACGCGTAAAATCCTTGATCGGGCGAAGGGAATATTGATGGACGCCCATCATTTGAATGAAAGCGAGGCTTTTCGTCGTATTCAGCAATACAGCATGGCGAAACGCATTTCCATTCGCGAAGTGGCTGAAGCTATCATTCATGCAGCTACTAAATAA
- the groES gene encoding co-chaperone GroES, whose translation MIKPLGDRVVIQVLEGELTTKSGIVLPDTAKEKPQEGEVVAVGTGKVLDNGQRASMDVKAGDKIIFSKYAGTEVKIDGKEYLIVSERDILAIVE comes from the coding sequence ATGATTAAGCCATTAGGAGATCGTGTTGTCATCCAGGTTCTGGAAGGAGAGCTCACCACCAAGAGCGGAATTGTGCTGCCTGACACGGCCAAGGAAAAGCCGCAGGAAGGTGAAGTTGTTGCGGTAGGCACTGGTAAAGTATTGGATAATGGCCAGCGCGCTTCCATGGATGTCAAAGCAGGAGATAAAATTATTTTCTCCAAATACGCAGGTACGGAAGTGAAAATTGACGGCAAGGAATACCTCATCGTCAGCGAGCGGGACATTCTGGCTATTGTAGAATAA
- the groL gene encoding chaperonin GroEL (60 kDa chaperone family; promotes refolding of misfolded polypeptides especially under stressful conditions; forms two stacked rings of heptamers to form a barrel-shaped 14mer; ends can be capped by GroES; misfolded proteins enter the barrel where they are refolded when GroES binds) gives MAKQILFDEEARRALERGVNSLANAVKVTLGPKGRNVVLDKKFGAPLITNDGVTIARDIELEDPFENMGAQLVKEVATKTNDVAGDGTTTATILAQAMIHEGMRNVAAGANPMVLKKGIQKAVAALVEEIRKASKKVETKDAIAQVASISAADEEIGQLIAEAMEKVGKDGVITVEESKGMGTDLQVVEGMQFDRGYISPYMITDTDKMEAVLSNPYILITDRKIGAIADMLPVLEKVVQQGKELLIIAEDVEGEALATLVVNKLRGTFKAVAVKAPGFGDRRKAMLEDIAIITGGTVITEELGRKLDSVELADLGRARQIRISKEETTIVDGEGSQEEIKARVNQIRAHIEETTSDFDREKLQERLAKLAGGVAVIEVGAATEVEMKEKKLRIEDALNATRAAVEEGIVAGGGTTFIDIQDVLATVQVTGDEKTGVAIVRRAIEEPLRQIANNAGHEGSVIVENVKKAGKGKGFNAMTEEYVDMIASGIVDPAKVTRSALQNASSIAAMVLTTESLVADKPEKDNGAAAAAAAMGGMGGMGGMGGMM, from the coding sequence ATGGCAAAACAGATTTTGTTTGACGAAGAAGCTCGCCGCGCATTAGAACGCGGTGTTAATTCTCTGGCTAATGCTGTAAAAGTAACTCTTGGACCTAAAGGCCGCAATGTGGTTTTGGATAAGAAATTCGGCGCACCGCTCATTACTAATGACGGCGTGACTATCGCTCGGGATATCGAACTGGAAGATCCTTTTGAAAACATGGGCGCTCAGTTGGTGAAAGAAGTTGCCACCAAAACCAATGACGTTGCAGGCGACGGCACCACGACGGCTACCATTTTGGCTCAGGCTATGATTCACGAAGGCATGCGCAATGTCGCCGCCGGCGCTAATCCGATGGTTCTGAAAAAGGGCATTCAAAAAGCCGTTGCTGCTTTGGTAGAAGAAATTCGCAAAGCTTCCAAGAAAGTGGAAACGAAGGATGCTATCGCTCAGGTTGCTTCTATTTCCGCAGCTGACGAAGAAATCGGCCAGCTGATTGCTGAAGCTATGGAAAAAGTAGGCAAAGACGGTGTTATCACTGTTGAAGAATCCAAAGGCATGGGCACGGATCTGCAAGTTGTAGAAGGCATGCAGTTCGACCGCGGCTACATTTCCCCTTACATGATCACCGATACGGACAAAATGGAAGCCGTTCTGTCCAATCCGTACATCCTGATCACCGATCGCAAAATCGGCGCTATTGCCGACATGCTGCCGGTTCTGGAAAAAGTAGTACAGCAGGGTAAAGAACTGCTGATCATTGCTGAAGACGTAGAAGGCGAAGCACTGGCCACTTTGGTGGTCAACAAGCTGCGCGGCACCTTCAAAGCGGTAGCTGTTAAGGCTCCTGGCTTTGGCGATCGCCGTAAAGCGATGCTGGAGGATATTGCCATCATCACCGGCGGTACGGTTATTACCGAAGAACTCGGCCGCAAGCTGGACAGCGTAGAACTGGCTGATCTGGGCCGCGCTCGCCAGATTCGCATTTCCAAAGAAGAAACAACCATCGTCGACGGCGAAGGCAGCCAGGAAGAAATCAAAGCTCGTGTGAACCAAATTCGTGCGCACATCGAAGAAACCACATCCGACTTTGATCGTGAAAAGCTCCAAGAACGTTTGGCTAAACTGGCTGGCGGCGTAGCTGTCATCGAAGTAGGCGCTGCGACGGAAGTGGAAATGAAAGAAAAGAAACTTCGTATCGAAGACGCTCTTAATGCGACTCGTGCAGCTGTGGAAGAAGGCATTGTCGCCGGCGGCGGCACCACCTTCATCGACATTCAAGACGTGTTGGCCACGGTACAGGTTACCGGCGACGAAAAAACCGGCGTAGCTATCGTACGGCGCGCTATTGAAGAGCCTTTGCGCCAGATTGCCAACAATGCCGGCCATGAAGGTTCGGTTATTGTGGAAAACGTGAAGAAAGCCGGCAAAGGTAAAGGCTTTAACGCTATGACGGAAGAATATGTGGATATGATCGCTTCCGGCATTGTGGATCCTGCGAAAGTAACCCGTTCGGCTCTGCAGAATGCTTCCAGTATTGCTGCGATGGTTCTCACCACCGAAAGCTTGGTAGCCGACAAGCCGGAAAAAGATAACGGCGCTGCTGCCGCTGCTGCTGCCATGGGCGGCATGGGCGGCATGGGCGGCATGGGCGGCATGATGTAA
- the mqnE gene encoding aminofutalosine synthase MqnE produces MKALEIAASKAKAGERLNLEDALALYEQANLLDLGAWARAAKERSSGKEVYYNVNRHVNLSNVCTAGCPLCAFSCKQGDKRGFLLSQEDVLDLVARAVAEAPDLSEVHMVSSLHPDQPFSYYLEIVRAVKTKWPQLHIKAFTPVEIWHFAKLTGLSFREVLRQLQEAGLDSLPGGGAEILDDSVRRRICPDKANSAEWIEIIRTAHQMNIPTNATMLYGHVETPEQRLRHLLTLRDIQDETGGFQAFVSFPFHPANTGFAQLQRASAWEDLKMIALARLVLDNVEHIKSFWMMLTMPVAQLSLAFGVDDMDGTVMEEKIIHAAGSTTRKGITKEELCGIIRETGYIPVERDTFYHPCNGRNEHE; encoded by the coding sequence ATGAAGGCGTTGGAGATTGCTGCTTCCAAAGCGAAAGCAGGGGAGAGGCTAAATTTAGAAGATGCGTTGGCGTTGTATGAACAGGCCAATTTGCTGGATTTAGGGGCGTGGGCTCGGGCGGCCAAGGAGCGCAGCAGCGGCAAGGAAGTCTACTATAATGTGAACCGTCATGTGAATTTGAGCAACGTTTGTACCGCAGGGTGTCCCTTGTGCGCTTTTTCTTGTAAGCAGGGCGATAAGCGAGGCTTTTTGCTTTCCCAAGAAGATGTGCTTGATTTGGTGGCCAGGGCGGTAGCGGAAGCGCCGGATCTTTCGGAAGTGCATATGGTGAGTTCGCTGCATCCTGATCAGCCTTTTTCGTACTACTTGGAGATCGTACGGGCAGTTAAGACCAAGTGGCCGCAATTGCATATTAAGGCGTTTACACCTGTGGAAATTTGGCATTTTGCCAAGCTGACCGGTTTGTCCTTTAGAGAAGTGCTGCGGCAGCTGCAGGAAGCTGGATTGGATTCTCTGCCAGGCGGCGGCGCGGAAATTCTGGATGACTCCGTACGGCGGCGCATTTGCCCGGATAAGGCGAACAGCGCAGAATGGATTGAAATTATCCGCACGGCGCATCAAATGAACATTCCTACGAATGCCACCATGCTTTACGGGCATGTGGAAACTCCAGAGCAGCGTCTGCGTCATTTGCTGACATTACGGGATATTCAAGATGAGACAGGCGGCTTTCAAGCCTTTGTGTCATTCCCTTTTCATCCGGCCAATACGGGTTTCGCTCAATTGCAGCGAGCTTCCGCCTGGGAAGATTTGAAGATGATTGCCTTGGCGAGGCTGGTGTTGGATAATGTGGAGCACATCAAATCGTTCTGGATGATGCTGACGATGCCTGTGGCGCAGCTGTCGCTGGCTTTTGGCGTAGATGATATGGACGGAACCGTCATGGAAGAAAAGATTATTCATGCCGCGGGAAGTACTACGCGCAAGGGTATTACCAAAGAGGAGCTTTGCGGCATAATCCGGGAAACCGGCTATATTCCGGTGGAACGGGATACCTTTTATCACCCCTGCAACGGGAGGAATGAACATGAATGA
- a CDS encoding menaquinone biosynthesis protein, translating to MNEMRPRVGHIQFLNCLPLDYALMEGGFAAGLEVVCDVPAVLNGKLLAGELDVSPVSSIIYAQHADKLLLLPDLSISAETALESILLVSKKPIEELEGGKVLLTSKSATSHRQLKIVLAQHYGLRQVSYETTTSLWTEEVLDKADAVLFIGDDALGAYLHQQEGYYYYDMGGQWRALTGGGMVYAVWVARREFAAAQPQAVAQVQQRLREAFTYGLEHLDEAAAWIRRDGFTPAEIVHYIGLLNYELTPTHQQALLGFYQRAHALGLIEKVPQLAFAGEAQA from the coding sequence ATGAATGAAATGCGTCCTAGGGTAGGACATATTCAGTTTTTGAACTGTTTGCCTTTGGATTATGCTTTGATGGAAGGCGGCTTTGCCGCTGGACTTGAGGTTGTCTGCGACGTGCCGGCCGTGTTGAACGGGAAGCTGTTGGCCGGCGAATTGGATGTCAGTCCGGTTTCGTCCATTATCTATGCACAGCATGCGGATAAGCTGCTGCTTTTGCCGGATTTATCCATCAGCGCCGAGACGGCGCTGGAAAGCATTTTGCTTGTTTCTAAAAAGCCTATAGAGGAACTGGAAGGCGGCAAGGTGCTACTGACGAGCAAGTCTGCTACTTCGCACCGCCAATTAAAAATTGTGCTGGCGCAGCATTACGGTTTGCGTCAAGTGAGCTATGAAACTACGACGTCTTTGTGGACGGAAGAGGTTTTGGATAAGGCTGACGCGGTGCTGTTCATCGGCGATGACGCCTTGGGGGCGTACTTGCATCAGCAAGAAGGCTACTATTATTATGATATGGGCGGCCAATGGCGGGCGCTGACTGGCGGCGGCATGGTCTACGCGGTTTGGGTGGCTAGGCGTGAATTTGCCGCGGCACAGCCGCAGGCAGTGGCTCAAGTGCAGCAGCGCTTGCGAGAGGCTTTTACTTACGGCTTGGAGCATCTGGACGAGGCGGCGGCTTGGATTCGCCGGGACGGTTTTACGCCGGCAGAGATTGTGCATTATATCGGCCTTTTAAATTACGAGCTGACGCCCACACATCAGCAGGCGTTGCTGGGCTTTTACCAGCGGGCGCATGCGTTGGGACTGATTGAAAAAGTGCCGCAACTGGCATTTGCCGGGGAGGCGCAGGCATGA
- the mqnC gene encoding cyclic dehypoxanthinyl futalosine synthase — protein MKKEEALALLEEDILTLGLAADACRRQRFPDDTVTFIVDRNINYTNICTSECRFCAFFRRPGHPEGYVLTHEEVLEKVGETVAAGGTQILMQGGLHPDLPFSWYLDLVKAIKARYDIVIHSFSPTEILYFSRQSGLSIPEVLQQLREAGLDSLPGGGAEILVDEIRQRVSPKKISSGEWLDVMRQAQLLGFGTTATMVIGMGESRAQRLEHLEKIKRLQEETGGFRAFILWTYQPGNNELGGEKISSWEYLRTLAVARLYLDNIHTVQGSWVTQGKEIGQLTLAFGANDLGSVMLEENVVKAAGTSHAMNVESMVRLIRQAGRKPAQRNTVYEIIKRFDDEVEA, from the coding sequence ATGAAAAAAGAGGAAGCCTTGGCGCTTCTGGAAGAAGATATTTTAACGTTGGGCTTGGCGGCGGACGCTTGTCGGCGCCAACGTTTTCCAGACGATACGGTAACTTTTATTGTGGACCGCAACATTAACTATACAAATATTTGCACCAGCGAGTGTCGCTTTTGCGCTTTTTTTCGGCGTCCCGGACATCCGGAAGGCTATGTGCTGACTCATGAAGAGGTGCTGGAGAAAGTCGGCGAGACGGTGGCGGCCGGAGGCACGCAAATCCTCATGCAAGGCGGGCTGCATCCGGATTTGCCTTTTTCCTGGTACTTGGATTTAGTGAAGGCGATTAAAGCGCGCTATGATATTGTAATTCATTCGTTTTCGCCGACAGAGATTCTTTATTTTTCCAGGCAAAGCGGTCTTTCAATACCGGAAGTGCTGCAGCAATTGAGGGAGGCTGGCCTTGACTCGCTGCCAGGAGGCGGCGCGGAAATTTTAGTAGATGAGATTCGCCAGCGCGTGAGCCCTAAAAAAATTTCCAGCGGCGAATGGCTGGACGTAATGCGCCAGGCGCAGCTTTTGGGCTTTGGCACGACAGCCACCATGGTCATCGGCATGGGGGAAAGCCGAGCGCAGCGGCTGGAGCATTTGGAGAAAATCAAACGCTTGCAAGAGGAAACCGGCGGCTTCCGGGCGTTCATCCTCTGGACGTATCAACCGGGGAATAATGAGCTGGGGGGCGAAAAGATTTCCTCTTGGGAATACTTGCGTACGCTGGCGGTGGCGCGGCTGTATTTGGATAACATTCACACGGTGCAAGGCTCTTGGGTAACTCAGGGCAAGGAAATTGGGCAGTTGACCCTTGCTTTTGGCGCTAATGATTTGGGCAGCGTCATGCTGGAGGAAAATGTTGTTAAGGCGGCGGGTACGTCGCATGCGATGAATGTAGAGTCTATGGTTCGTCTGATTCGACAAGCCGGCAGAAAACCGGCGCAGCGTAATACAGTATATGAAATTATCAAACGTTTTGATGATGAGGTGGAAGCATGA
- a CDS encoding MTAP family purine nucleoside phosphorylase, which translates to MKVTVQADFAVIGGSGTLSSDFPLGADDPGVVLLEDQLVFETPYGESPPFRLFTVDEKPVLTCKMHGWGRQVSRADASRQIFWVLREAGVRRILGEGGVGTVNHLLDPRDIVIPHDYLDQSMRKDVGLEGHYLLVMRDAICPEMREVLVETAKEHYLGRIFSRGIYAVTDGRHFESPAEIAMLKGHADIVGQSICPEVYLAREIGACFAGLYFVVNYGEGVVKNWSHKDLQDIFYDDAPMLSRILLDTIRHLRTVGECECASLRKETLLKGIYK; encoded by the coding sequence ATGAAGGTAACGGTTCAAGCTGATTTTGCCGTCATCGGCGGCTCGGGTACTCTATCCAGTGATTTTCCCTTAGGGGCGGATGATCCAGGGGTTGTTCTTTTGGAAGACCAACTGGTTTTTGAAACGCCTTATGGTGAAAGTCCGCCGTTTCGGCTGTTTACGGTAGATGAAAAGCCGGTGTTAACCTGCAAAATGCATGGCTGGGGCCGGCAGGTCAGCCGCGCCGACGCTTCTAGGCAGATTTTCTGGGTGCTCCGCGAGGCAGGCGTACGCCGCATTCTAGGGGAAGGCGGCGTTGGTACCGTCAATCATCTCCTGGACCCCCGGGATATTGTCATTCCACACGACTATTTGGATCAGTCCATGCGTAAAGATGTCGGCCTTGAGGGGCATTACCTGTTGGTGATGCGCGATGCGATCTGTCCGGAAATGCGGGAAGTGCTGGTAGAAACCGCTAAAGAACACTATTTAGGACGTATTTTCAGCAGAGGAATATATGCGGTTACAGACGGACGGCATTTTGAAAGTCCGGCGGAAATCGCCATGCTCAAGGGCCATGCGGACATTGTTGGCCAGAGCATTTGTCCGGAAGTATATCTAGCAAGGGAAATCGGCGCCTGTTTTGCAGGGTTGTACTTTGTCGTCAATTACGGAGAAGGGGTTGTGAAAAACTGGTCCCACAAAGACTTACAAGATATTTTTTATGATGACGCCCCCATGCTCAGCCGCATTCTCCTTGACACAATTCGTCATTTGCGGACTGTGGGCGAGTGCGAATGCGCCAGCTTGCGTAAAGAAACGCTCTTAAAAGGTATTTACAAGTAG
- the guaA gene encoding glutamine-hydrolyzing GMP synthase, with translation MSAKQNEFVLVMDFGGQYNQLIARRVRECNVYCEVFPYTMSIEEIKKMQPKGIIFTGGPNSVYEKDSAVCSAELLKLGIPVLGICYGSQLMAHLLGGKVATAPVSEYGKTEVSIKGESSKIFAGVSKETICWMSHTDYIAEAPASFKVTASTPVCPVAAMENETEKLYAVQFHPEVMHTVEGMKMLHNFIFNVCECNGDWKMDSFVEATIQNLRQKIGGGKVLCALSGGVDSSVAAVLLSKAVGKQLTCVFVDHGLLRKNEGDEVEAIFGPDGHYDLNFIRVNVKERFYAKLKGVTDPETKRKIIGEEFIRVFEDEAKKIGKVDFLVQGTIYPDVIESGLGKSAVIKSHHNVGGLPDYVDFKEIVEPLRLLFKDEVRKAGRELQIPEYLVSRQPFPGPGLGIRIIGEVTEEKVQIVQDADAIYREEVAKAGVAKDLGQYFAALTNMRSVGVMGDGRTYDYAIALRAVMTSDFMTAESAQLPWEVLAIVTSRIVNEVKGVNRVLYDCTGKPPATIEFE, from the coding sequence ATGAGTGCCAAACAAAATGAATTTGTTTTGGTTATGGATTTCGGCGGGCAGTACAACCAGCTGATTGCCAGACGCGTCAGAGAGTGCAACGTATATTGCGAAGTTTTTCCGTATACGATGAGCATTGAAGAGATAAAAAAAATGCAGCCTAAAGGGATTATTTTTACCGGCGGCCCGAATAGTGTGTATGAAAAGGATTCTGCCGTATGCAGTGCAGAACTTTTAAAGCTGGGAATTCCGGTTTTGGGAATTTGCTACGGCTCACAGCTTATGGCACATTTACTGGGGGGCAAGGTTGCAACCGCTCCGGTCAGCGAATATGGCAAAACGGAAGTCAGCATTAAAGGCGAAAGCTCTAAAATCTTTGCAGGGGTTTCCAAGGAAACGATTTGCTGGATGAGTCATACGGATTATATTGCAGAAGCTCCGGCATCCTTTAAGGTTACAGCCTCTACACCTGTATGTCCGGTGGCAGCGATGGAAAATGAAACCGAAAAACTCTATGCTGTACAGTTCCATCCGGAAGTTATGCATACCGTTGAAGGTATGAAAATGCTTCATAACTTTATTTTCAATGTATGTGAATGCAATGGCGACTGGAAAATGGATTCCTTCGTAGAAGCGACAATTCAGAATCTTCGCCAGAAAATTGGCGGCGGAAAAGTTCTCTGCGCATTGTCGGGCGGGGTTGACTCCTCTGTTGCTGCTGTATTGCTGTCAAAAGCGGTCGGCAAACAACTGACCTGTGTATTTGTTGATCATGGCTTACTGAGAAAAAATGAAGGCGATGAAGTAGAAGCTATATTTGGCCCGGATGGTCATTATGATCTGAACTTCATTCGCGTAAATGTTAAAGAGCGTTTCTATGCAAAACTCAAGGGTGTTACTGATCCGGAAACAAAGCGTAAAATTATTGGCGAAGAATTCATTCGTGTATTCGAAGATGAAGCTAAAAAAATTGGCAAAGTGGATTTCCTCGTACAGGGAACCATCTATCCGGACGTTATCGAAAGTGGTCTGGGCAAATCGGCGGTTATCAAATCCCATCATAATGTAGGCGGTCTGCCGGATTATGTTGATTTCAAAGAAATCGTAGAACCGCTGCGCCTGTTATTTAAAGATGAAGTAAGAAAAGCTGGTCGGGAATTACAGATTCCGGAATATCTTGTCAGCCGTCAGCCGTTCCCAGGCCCGGGACTTGGTATTCGTATCATCGGTGAAGTGACAGAAGAAAAAGTACAGATCGTTCAGGATGCGGATGCTATTTACCGTGAAGAAGTAGCAAAAGCCGGCGTAGCGAAAGATCTGGGACAGTATTTTGCAGCGCTCACCAATATGCGTTCGGTTGGTGTTATGGGGGATGGTCGTACGTATGATTATGCGATTGCTCTTCGTGCTGTTATGACATCTGATTTTATGACAGCTGAAAGCGCGCAGCTTCCGTGGGAAGTACTTGCGATTGTTACCAGCCGTATTGTAAATGAAGTAAAAGGCGTTAACCGTGTGCTTTATGATTGCACAGGGAAACCGCCAGCAACAATTGAATTTGAATAA